One part of the Kryptolebias marmoratus isolate JLee-2015 linkage group LG13, ASM164957v2, whole genome shotgun sequence genome encodes these proteins:
- the si:dkeyp-23e4.3 gene encoding rho GTPase-activating protein 7 isoform X4 — protein MKLELQRSKLTGDDWDEEDFCAISPSWTFDRRARRWRRLASDDDDGLRSSGRHDRDGVSAHSSNGTDSDGHDERPQETSGTSSHCSSTNPTRSPNGPPSPGGGSSSVSLEAKEGVVEKPPRKKRTALLRRVERLRLRVDSPRRVRRHIHGPVLVPDSERTNTLHFLLNPQARSGSRSSSAPSSPPTVSSGSSNSQSESSSAVSTPSPIARVRSNCKRSNSGVGATRTHQNRPEPEVSRNQNQNNDGNHDNLVFQVPQGHKPGTFPSSLAHKHILSPIVDDTSVNWRTGSFHGYRGQRGSRRGVSSLAAAEPSPASPGRPAAPHHRLSVYDNVPDDARLSESSGGSDAERKWEEPEVRRLTVGEDVFSALDDVLERIGDIQQLVSSWSENVSEEDLQRGSSSSSSTHSHIQLQEPEEPENPSARSPRPRRRASRQLRWSSEQNPSPGPGPGPGLEVQSVSQVLLLQKLSLLKLTALMDKFSPSSKQGWSWSVPKAQRKSKATEVKGCRVFGVPLLVSAQRTGEPLPPCVLRALVYLKTECLDQVGLFRKSGVKSRIKHLREMVESDPDGVSYEGQSAFDVADMVKQFFRDLPEPVFSSQLCETFLHIYQYFPKDQQLVAAQAAILLLPEESRAALRTLLLFLRDVVTCVSENQMTPTNIAVCLAPSLFHLSSTKRSSGMARSGHRKSSLGRPDQRDLSETLAATQGLAHMIAEAQRLFQLPEFWPRQSLNAPGPTEDRGEEDKWTRLQLRTRQLLEEVQDEGQDWEDHPGPEQVELAVKKVGDGCPLWMWRGSVEVDAPQQEVLRRLLREQHLWEENLRHAAVLRTLSEDTEVYRCVLQGQGHALGSQPPLDHLLLRTWRADPSSGPLYLSSVSTDDPEVPPEGIRVLVHACLYLLEPAGTTRTRLTHLCRTDTRGRAQDWYCKAGRLLLASGLLAIRDSFRTKEEKD, from the exons ATGaagctggagctgcagagatccaaaCTCACG GGGGACGACTGGGACGAGGAGGACTTTTGTGCCATCAGCCCCAGCTGGACCTTCGACAGGCGGGCCCGGCGGTGGCGGCGCCTCGCCTCCGACGACGACGACGGCCTCCGTTCGTCCGGGCGCCACGACCGCGACGGCGTCTCCGCCCACAGCTCCAACGGCACCGACAGCGACGGCCACGACGAGCGCCCGCAGGAGACCAGCGGGACGTCCTCCCACTGCTCCTCCACCAATCCGACCCGGTCGCCCAACGGACCGCCGTCCCCCGGCGGAGGATCGTCCTCGGTGAGTCTGGAGGCCAAAGAAGGCGTCGTGGAGAAACCACCGAGGAAGAAACGCACCGCTCTGCTGAGGAGGGTGGAGAGGCTGAGGCTGAGGGTGGACTCGCCCCGCAGGGTCCGGCGCCACATCCATGGCCCGGTTCTGGTCCCAGACTCGGAGAGGACGAACACGCTGCACTTCCTGTTGAA TCCGCAGGCCCGGTCCGGCAGCCGCTCGTCTTCGGCGCCGTCGTCTCCGCCCACCgtcagcagcggcagcagcaacagccaatcagagagcagcagcgCCGTCAGCACGCCCAGCCCCATCGCCCGGGTCAGAAGTAACTGCAAACGCTCCAACAGTGGCGTGGGAGCGACCCGGACCCACCAGAACCGCCCGGAACCAGAG GTCtccaggaaccagaaccagaacaatgACGGTAACCATGACAACCTGGTCTTCCAGGTCCCCCAGGGACACAAACCTGGGACCTTCCCCTCGTCTCTCGCCCACAAACACATCCTGTCCCCCATCGTGGACGACACCTCCGTCAACTGGAGGACCGGGAGCTTCCACGGTTACCGGGGGCAACGTGGCTCCCGAAGGGGCGTGTCTTCTCTGGCCGCCGCGGAGCCGAGTCCGGCGTCCCCGGGTCGTCCCGCGGCGCCGCACCACCGGCTGAGCGTCTACGACAACGTGCCGGACGATGCGCGGCTGTCGGAGAGCAGCGGCGGCAGCGACGCGGAGCGGAAGTGGGAGGAGCCAGAG GTGAGGCGTCTGACGGTGGGCGAGGACGTTTTCTCCGCCCTCGACGACGTTCTGGAGCGAATCGGCGACATCCAGCAGCTGGTCTCTTCCTGGTCTGAGAACGTGTCGGAGGAGGACCTTCAGagaggctcctcctcctcctcctccacccacaGCCACATCCAGCTGCAGGAACCCGAGGAACCGGAGAACCCTAGCGCCCGATCCCCCCGTCCCCGGAGGAG GGCGAGCCGGCAGCTGCGGTGGTCCAGCGAGCAGAACCCGTCCCCCGGTccgggtccaggtccaggtctgGAGGTCCAGTCGGTCTCTCAGGtcctcctgctgcagaaacTCTCTCTGCTGAAACTCACGGCTCTGATGGACAAATTCTCCCCGTCCAGCAAGCAGGGCTGGAGCTG GTCCGTTCCCAAAGCGCAGAGGAAGAGCAAGGCGACGGAGGTGAAAGGGTGCCGGGTGTTCGGGGTTCCGCTCCTCGTCAGCGCTCAGCGGACCGGAGAACCTCTTCCTCCCTGCGTCCTCAGAGCCCTGGTTTACCTGAAGACCGAGTGTTTGGACCAG GTGGGTCTTTTCCGGAAGTCGGGTGTGAAGTCTCGGATCAAGCACCTGCGTGAGATGGTGGAGTCCGACCCGGACGGCGTTTCGTACGAGGGTCAGTCGGCCTTCGACGTGGCCGACATGGTGAAGCAGTTCTTCAGGGACCTGCCCGAACCCGTCTTCAGCAGCCAGCTCTGCGAGACGTTCCTCCACATCTACCAAT ATTTCCCGAAGGATCAGCAGCTGGTCGCAGCTCAGGCGGCCATCTTGCTTCTCCCGGAGGAGAGCAGGGCGGCGCTGCGGACGCTGCTGCTCTTCCTGCGGGACGTCGTGACCTGCGTGTCCGAGAACCAGATGACCCCGACCAACATCGCCGTGTGCCTGGCGCCGTCGCTCTTCCACCTGAGCAGCACGAAGAGGAGCAGCGGTATGGCCAG GTCAGGTCACAGGAAGTCCAGTCTGGGCCGCCCGGACCAGCGGGACCTGAGCGAGACCCTCGCCGCCACCCAGGGGCTGGCCCACATGATCGCGGAGGCTCAGAGGCTGTTCCAg CTTCCAGAGTTCTGGCCCAGACAGAGTCTTAACGCTCCCGGGCCCACAGAGGACAGAGGCGAGGAGGACAAATGGACCCGGCTGCAGCTGAGGACCCGGCAGCTCCTGGAGGAGGTCCAGGATGAAGGTCAGGACTGGGAGGACCACCCGGGTCCGGAGCAGGTGGAGTTGGCTGTTAAGAAG GTGGGGGACGGCTGTCCCCTGTGGATGTGGCGCGGCTCCGTGGAGGTGGACGCTCCCCAGCAGGAGGTGCTCCGCCGGCTGCTGAGGGAGCAGCACCTGTGGGAGGAGAACCTGCGGCACGCCGCCGTCCTCCGGACTCTGTCTGAGGACACGGAGGTCTACCGCTGCGTCCTCCAGGGTCAGGGACACGCTCTGGGCTCGCAGCCCCCGCTGGACCACCTGCTGCTCAG AACCTGGCGGGCGGACCCGTCCTCTGGACCGCTCTACCTGTCCTCCGTGTCGACAGATGACCCCGAGGTTCCGCCGGAGGGGATCCGGGTCCTCGTCCACGCCTGCCTGTACCTGCTGGAGCCCGCAGGAACCACCAGAACCCGGCTGACGCACCTGTGCAGAACAGATACCAG GGGCCGGGCCCAGGACTGGTACTGCAAAGCAGGCAGACTCCTCCTGGCCTCGGGTCTGCTGGCGATCAGAGATTCTTTCAGAACCAAAGAGGAGAAGGACTGA